The following DNA comes from Brassica oleracea var. oleracea cultivar TO1000 chromosome C5, BOL, whole genome shotgun sequence.
CTTTATATACATGTAATTCATGATGTCCCTAAGCTTTATAGAATTTATAGTCTGAGTTATACGGCCGAACCTTTGTAGGTAATGGCCTTTGCGGCCGAGCCGTTTATAGCATGGTCATAGACCATAGTAGTACACGAATTTGTAGTATTGATCATGTGTGATCATGGATCACGGGTTTATCCTCTCTCCCCCTCATGAACATACTATAATTTTGTGATGCTTAGGACAATAAAGCCTAATGAGTTTCCATTTGTGTACATGTTACACAACGTGAGATCTTATGGGATAACTCTGTGTGCCTATTCAATATCAATCTTTGCATCAAGTTTAGACCAGGATGGCTAATCCGGTCATGCCATATAGTGTATGATTTCCGTGGGATATATCAGTATGATCACCACGGCTCTTGCCTCTTATCATACTGATCTGTAGCATAGTTTTGATCAGTAGAGTACGTAGGTATAGTCTTGACCACTATCTCATAAGGTCTTAGGTGTTTTCTTTCTTAAATCTGAAGGAACTTGTTTCCTTTTGCCCATTGTTTCTATTTGGAAACCATTTTAACTCAATGGGTCACACATTCTTTGGGTGTATATAATGCCCTTTAGGCAATGCCTTNNNNNNNNNNNNNNNNNNNNNNNNNNNNNNNNNNNNNNNNNNNNNNNNNNNNNNNNNNNNNNNNNNNNNNNNNNNNNNNNNNNNNNNNNNNNNNNNNNNNNNNNNNNNNNNNNNNNNNNNNNNNNNNNNNNNNNNNNNNNNNNNNNNNNNNNCTGCCTTGGATTCATCTTGATCCATTGCCTCAGGATATCTCATCTCACTACTTTTCTTTAGCAACTTATCATTCTCAATTACTGTTAGGGAAGAGATCAGATCATTGTAGGTGGTGAAACTTCTTTCTATGTAGATATGTTTTGACAACAGATCTCCTGGATGGAATGTGGAGTATGTCTTGAATAACAAATCATCATCTGTTACCACTTCACCACATAGTCTCAGGCTGTAAACAACTTTGGACAAAGCAAAGTGATACTCGGCCACAGACTCAAAGTCTTGGAATCTGAGACTCATTCATTCATGTCTTACCTTTGGTAATAGCACCATTGTGTATCTCGATTTTAATTCTATCCAAAGGCACGAGGAATCTCAATATATAGATACTGATTTCTCAGATCCTCAGTGAGATGATGGTGCATAATTGTTATGGCTCTTAACTTTTCACTTTTAGTTGCATAATCACCCTGAATGATACTCCTACCGAGTCCTCTTGATATCAGGACAACCGAAGTGTTCATTGCCCATTCTAGATAATTTTCTCCAGAGGGTTTTAGAATGGCATAATCCAATGGCTCAAATCTCGGCATCTAAAATCATATCATCAATCAATTCATGATTTAGAATTCATGCAACCAATTCAAAATAATCAGTGTATATGATTTCATAAGTCTCTCGACCAAAACACTTTACTACTCGACCATGGTGCGAGATAAGTCGAGAATGCAAGGTCTATATGTGATGCTTAGGCCACATGGCCATTTTGATGTGATACAACGATCCTAGAGACCGGTTCATGAGATATGCAAACAAGGTCACATGACCATTCAGATATGGTGTCTCACTAGACCACAAGGCCAAGCTATGATGCATTAAGCCACATGGCTTTCTATCACATGCTGCAAGCAAGTTATCAATCAAGGGCACAAGGCCGCGAGTATGAGCAATGCATCAGAACGATTAGGCCACACGGCAGTTCGGTATGATTCTTAACAAAGCCACACGGCCACACAATTCATATTAATTAGGGTTTACCAATTTCAAGGTTGGTAATATGTGGCTAGATTTTAGGGTTTCAGAATCAAATGATCTAGCAACCTATCTTTCATGCAATATGTAAATAATTCTAAACCTTAAATCAATCATTCAAGTTTTAAGCAATATGGGATTTAAGGTTTCAAGGCCTTTAGGAATTTAAAACGAGATTTAGGGTTTTAGTTTTAAACATTCAAACAATGCCTCACGGCCAAAGTATATGCCTCACGACCAATGGGTGCAATAGGTTTAACTCTTATGCATTTAGTTAACATGTAATTTCAATCCTAAGACGGTTTGTTTCTATCAGTTCATGATTCAATCAAACAAACAAACCAATCGGCCAAGCAATGAAACAAATCATGCGGCCACTTGATTTTAGTTTCAATACAATCCTAACATTAGATTCTAAGTTCAATTGCAATCAATCAGTAGTGATCATGTTCAGATATGAATGCAACAAGGCCACACGGCCACAGGATATGATCTAGAACAATTAACCTAGAATGTATCAAGGCCATACGGCCACAACTTCAAATTCGATTTCTAGGTTTTTAGGGTTTCAGTTTAAACAAGATAAGCAATTTAGATTCAAGTTTAAAACAATCCTAATCATAGTTCTAGGCGATCAATCAAACACTCAAGTTTAAAATCAAAAATTAAAACCAATTTTCCAAATTAGGGTTTAGGGGAAATCGAAAACTTTGATCTTTGATCAAAGGGATTAGATTTGAAATTCAAAAACCTTTAAGATTATGATTTTAATTGATCAGTGGATCAATCTCGATTTAGTGTTTAGGGGATCAGACTTATTTGAGCTCCGATTTACTTTTTAGGGTTTGATCTATTATCTTATGGCTTTCATCTTAAGGATTAGATTTTAGGATTTCAATCTCTACAAACAATCCAAATTCAATTCTCATGTTCTTAGAATTAGGGTTACCTTTTTGTTTGCAGGTTGTTGAAACCGGACCACCAAGATGAACGGATTAACCTCGAGCTGCACACGGACGGACGCGAGCTGGTTGCTATCGGATCGTCGTCGGATGCGAGCGGGGCGCGTCTGCTTCCTATCGGGTTTGCGAGCGGCTGCTTCCTATCGGGTTTGCAAGCGGCTGATCGGGAATGCGAGCTGGCGGATGGGGAACGCAAGCTGGTTGTGATGCGAACAGGAAGCTGAGGTCGTCTAGGATCAGGAACACCTTAGGGCTGGAGCTGATCGGATGGTGATGAGCTGGGACGCGAGCAAGAATGGATTAGGGTTCGTCGGGTTCGGATTAGGGTTCCAAAGCAAATCGATGCGCACTGTATCGGGGCGTGAGGGCGCGTCGGTGGTCAGATCGACAAACGGTTTGCACTGAATGATTCCTTTTAGCAAGAGCTTCGATTTGATATCTTGATCATTTTCTGAGTCTTCACGGTTTGGGAGAACGACCTCTTTGAAGTTCTGAGGTAGATTCCTTTCGTTTAGGGTTTTAGGGGTTTTGTTTTAGCCTCAGGGTGTTTGAGGCTATCGTGCTGATAACGTGTTGTAAAAGTATGGGAAATTTGTCTGTGTATTATTAATGATCAATGGGGGTTCTTTTATATAAGAATTACAAGATAGAGATAAATGGAAAGTATACAAATTCTAATCCATCTAGATTTATGATAACTACAAATATAAGGAAAAGGAAATCTAGTAATATGGAAACTCTAAGTCGGCTGCTTCTCTCTCTCCTAAGTCGGCAGCCTCTCTCTTGTCTCTCTCTAGGATTTCGGCCATCTCTCTTTTAGGTATGGGCCGGTTATGGACATTGTTTATAACAGAATCAATTTTTTTAATAGTAACCTTATAGTAAGCCCATTACAATATTATTTAGCCCATATATAGATTTGGGCTTCAAAGTATTCAAGATCTCTTCCCTGGTCTCTTCCTCGCTCACCCTAGACAAAACATGTTTCTGAAGTCGTGTTCAAATCGTTAACTGTCCTTACAAGTCTTTGGATCTTTCCTCAACAAATTCCACCAAACTCTCGGTCAACGGATTTGATGCAAAGCTTTAACCTCTGGGCTGGATCAAAGTCTGCACCTTTCTGGTAATTATTCCCACTGAAACAAAATTTTGATGATCACACGCATTGATCTCCCTGAATCTGATCTGGGTAAATGCTTAATCTCCCTCATTGGCGTCCTCGATCCCTGGATTTGGTTCTGTCATGAATAAATATCCCTTCGGGTCGAGTAACAATCCCAACAAGTCATCATCATACTACGCGTACCAAAGAGGTAATAATGATTTTGATCTAGAGTCAGGTTCCGTCAGAAAATCAAGAAAGCCCAAGACTTTGTTCGCCAAAATGTTCGGAACTCGCATTCACCACTTGTTCAAACTCCACCCGGTCCTCGTTTCCATCGTCCTCGTCTCCTTTGGGATCACGGTTTTGATCTTTCTATCGTCGATATACGAGAGCCAGTTTCGATCTGCGGTTGCTTACAAGAAGAACGATCTGGATAACGATGTGTATCCGTTTGCTAATCTGAAGAACCTCGTGATGGTTGCTGGGCATTCTGTTTACACGAGCAGTAACTGCGGTAAGATGGATAAAGAGGAGTCGTGGTTCTTGGAGTCTTATCAGAAGCATCCGGGTCAGGCTGCGACGTTCTTGAGTCATATAGAGGAAGGTGTTGAAGCTGCAGGTAAAGATGACGAGGCTTTGCTTCTGTTCAGTGGAGGTGAGACTCGTAAAGAAGCTGGACCTCGCAGTGAAGCTCAGAGTTATTGGGCTGTCGCTGAGTCTAAAGGATGGTTTGGTGAGTCTAATTACTTTAGATTCCGATCTTTATTACATTGTATGGTAAAATGTGGTTTGGTTTTGTGGTAATGGACAGGGAAAGATGATGTGAGGTCAAGGGCATTGACGGAAGAGCATGCAAGAGACAGCTTTGAGAATCTTCTCTTTAGTGTTTGTAGATTCAGAGAGCTCACAGGCTCTTACCCACACAACATAACAGTAAAGACTTTTTTTACTTTTAAATGTCTCACTCTCTATCCGTATTGTGATGTTAATGTATATCCTTCATGCTTTGGTGGATCAGGTAGTGAGCTATGATTTTAAGGAGGAGAGATTTGCGCATTTGCACCGTTCAGCGATGGGGTTTCCGGAATCAAGATTCAGATACATGGGAACGCCAGCTTCACTTGAGTCCAAAGAAGGCGCTCTGAAAGGGGAGGCTATGGTTAGAGCTCAGTTTCAAGAAGATCCTTACGGATGCGTTGGTTCGCTTTGGCGTAAGAAGCTGAAGCGTGACCCTTTCCACAGGACTATACCTTACCCTAATGGATGCCCTGAGATTAGAGGATTGTTCAGGTACTGTGGTTCAGCTCCTTTTCCTGGCTCTCTCCCATGGGACTCATCTGTGTCAAACCTATAACTAGACTTTGCTTAGAGGAACAGATACTTGATCAAGAGCTTGGTCTCTTTTTGTTTACTTTCATTAATGTAAAAGAGAAACTTCACCATCTTTGTATCGAGAGAGAACTTTAAACTGTATTAAAATGCTATTTACCTGGATTATATTACAAGATTTCTATCCAATAAAAGATCTCTATATTTATATAAAAACAAGCTTTTCATCCTCCATGTTCATTAATCAAAGGAAACAAGAACACAAATGATGAAAGAAAAAGAAAGTAAGGTAAAAGAGTAGTTATTACTGAAGTAACAACTGGGAGCTCTGTCTCAAAACGGTTTGTTGTTCTAATTGTTGGGTTTGGAGGAAGAAGACGATGACTTCCTGTTTTTCGCAAAGTCAACCAGGTCTTTGAAAAGGATATCCTCTGGTTTGTCATCTTTCTTTGGTGGTGTAGCAGCAGCAGCAGAAGCAGAGGCGGTTGGATTCAGAGAAAGATTCCGGGACTGTCCCACGAGATCTTCATAAGAGGAATCAGAGCCACTGCTTGTGCGTTGAGGAACACTGCTATGCTGGGAGTATTGTTGCCTCTGGCTGGTTCTAACGGACATTGGTGGTGGAAAAGCCCTGATTCCTTCAGGTTCCCATGGAGCGCGAGGTAACTGCTCAGTTTGGTCATAAACTGGTTTGGTGAACGAAGGTTGCTCAGGAGATTTGCTCCGGGGAGCTGGATCGTCGAAAACAGGAGCAGAAGCGGCTCGGTCTGATGAATGGGAAGTACTCGGAGGCTTTGAAGTCTCTGAGGTTCCTTGAGGTGTGTAGACATCGCCACTGAGGAAGTCCATAGAACCAGATTCAACATGTACTGGCCTCATTGTAGGTGGTGGTGGAGGAAGAACAGGGTTGAAACTCACTCGTGCACCCTCTCTTTTTGACCTGCAGAGATGATTTCGATGAATATTTGGAATCCAAGTCTGGAGATTCAACTGAAATGAGCAAAGGATGGTCATTAGCATTTACCTGTGAGATAGCTGAGCAAAATCATCATCTGACTCATCATCGTCTTCATGGTTGATGCTAACAAGCGGTACTGGAGTGGGAGCTGTTGCAGTAACAGAGTTTCCCTTTGCCTTATCATCATGCTGCTGAAGAACGCGCTGCAAGTTGTCGTTCAATGCCAAGCCTTGACACAGAAGCTCCTCATCTCTGAAAAATGGAAGGAGTCTCTCTCTCTCAACATTAGCAAATTCTATCAAATTTAGTAACGAACAGGAGGGTGAAGGAGAAAGCAAACGAATCCTTACGATGTAGTGTTGACCAGAGTCATTACACGTCTCTGATACGTACGGCATTGCTCTACCAAGTCAACTATAAGTTCTTCCTTTAAACCCTGTGACAATAGAAACAATAGTGAATGTTTCACATAAGATCAAACAACAGAGACACCATGTCTAATCATGTAATAATATCCTACCTCAGGATGGCTTGGATCAAGAGCCCCAAGCATGTCCGTCAAAATATCAACTGATCCCTGAGCGCTTTGAATCTCTTCCAAACTAGAAGAAAAAACAAAGATATTTTATAACAAGCTTGAGACACAGAATATGGAATGTATCTATTACAACAGGTCTAGCAAAGTAGAGAGTACCTGAGTGCAGAAGCATCATCACTTTGCAAAGAGGCCTGAATAGCAGCATCTTCATCAGACGCAGCAGCGTGAGCAATAATAGGCTGAGTCTGGGGTGGAGTAAAGAATGATACACTGCTCTCGGTTCGAGGTGGGAACTCAATTCCAGCAGACTAAAGTTTCCAAAAGGTAAAACCGGTTTATCAAAACTTTGATACAGAAGAACAGAGTTTTGTATATATATATATAAAAAAAAGCCAAGCTACACACCCTGAGTTCATTATAAGCATTGTAATACTGAGGGAATCTACCACCGCTCCCACCGAAAGCTTCTTGCCATGTATCTAATAAACTAAGTATCTTCTCCCTAACACTCAGGTCCGGCTGCATAGGTGAGTTTGGTAAATTTCCAGAGTAAGCGAATTTCATAATAGAAATGAAATATATAACAAGCTCAAAAGTGAGGTGAGAGATGGTACGTAAGACTAGAGAACCTTTTTCTTCACAATTTTGACCATATCAGGCAAAATATCACGTTCGACGATGAGCTGGTACACGCACTCTCCACAATTCTTACTCAGAGTTTCCAAAGCCTGAAACAATATCCAGTATCCCCCGAGCATCCACGAAGGGAGAAGATCAGTACAATAAACAGAACCAAAGCAGTGTAGCAAAGGAAGGGTGTGAAAAGAGGACTTACATAAAGAGCGAGAATCTGAACTTTAGAATTTTTACTTGCTAACCGTTTCTTGAGCACCTTCACTGCTTCTTTTGCTTGACTACAGAAACAAAATAGCCTCAAAAACTTAGCCTAAACTGAATCAGACAAAAAAGTAATTCAAAAGGCGTTGTTGTGAGAGTAAGAAGAACACATGAGACGATGTTACCTACCTAGGATCCATGTTGATAATGTCACAGAGCTCAATGTTGATAGCCCAATCAGGACCAATCAGCATATCATTCGTAGCCCTCTCAGCACAAGCAGCCGCGTTATTCGCCATTGCAAGATTCGGTCTGTCAGTCAAATCCTAAAAGTTTCAAGCTTCCTACAACTAACAAGTATAACAAAACACAAGTTCAAACATCATTATATAACTTCTTGATTCTAGACAGAAGAAGCCATTTTAAGGAGAAATAAAGACGCAAAGACTAATAAAGAAAACAAATAATAGCCTATAAAACAAACAAAAAACAATCCAATCAAGTGAGAGATCAAACAATAAAGAAAGTAGGAATCAAAGTCTCGGCAAGGGTTTCAGATAACATTATTTTACCTCTCTGTGGACTCAATTTAATTGAGAAGGCGATGATGATAGACCGAGCGAAGATTTTGTGCGTCTCACGATCGAGAAGACGAAGACAACTTTATGAAGAAGAAGAAGAAAAAATGTAAACCTGGTATGTGAACACGATCGGGCTTTTTGTATCAGCAGGTCATCATCATCATCGTCGTCATCAGCCGTCCATAAAATCAACTGCGTCTTCTTTGTTCTATTACTATTCTGCAAGATGCCAACTTCTATATCACTAATGCTAACGTAACGGACGGTGTCAGAAAAAATATAAAGAATGTCGATTATTCTTTCCATTTATCATTCGTATTTGTACAAAACTACCAAAGAAAATATCCACTCATTTTTGTTTGCTTGATTTCATTGTTGACTTTGCTTCTGCGAACCGCACCGTTGTACGAATAAAACGCGTTTCCAAACACACCGAAAACGAAGACGCGCGTTTGGACAAGAACAGCTACTGAACACAAATTTCTTTAAGCAAATAAAAAAAAAGGCACAATTCTCTCCATTTTAAAATTTTTGTCACAAAAATAACATGCAAAAAAAAAAAAGATCAAAATAGTCTTTTTTTTTTTTGAAAATTTTAATTTTATTTTTTTATTTTTTAAAATTTGAAATTCTATCAAGAACTCAACTATTTAACTCTAAACCTTAAGTTATTTCGGTCATTTTCTTTAAAAAAAAAACTATCCTCAGAAATTTCTCTACCAAAAGGGTTTAAAACGCTACTTTTTAGGCAGAGATGATATTATTAGTTTTAGGCTTTTAATGCATATAAAGGAAAGATAATCAAGTGGTAGACCATAAGAGAAAAAGTTAAGCTACATATACTACTGTACATGAAGGATTCAAAATTCCATAGTTGAGTTGAGAGACTAATCAGTGCACATTAAACTCTAATTACACAAATAAAACGGTATCCAAAACCATAGACAGGCTTACAAAAACAAAGCAAAATTTAGGAGTGTCATCAGAAAAGTTCTCTTCTTATAGCCGCACATTCAAAGGTTCTCTGGTATCATGTCCTCTGTTCTTGGAAGATTTATTTAGCCAAGAAGGGTCACCACTCACCATACATCGAGTTTAAACTGGTTTTAGTATCGTGAACGTACACACCAGAGGAAAGACAACATGCAGCTACTCTTTTTATCCCTGCATTTTGATCCAAACCCCATAAGTTTCCATAAACAACGCCCGATGTGGTTTATCTTATGCTGCACAAGGAATCATTCAGACAACAGTCCTATATCTTAACATTTAAATTCTTTATAATTATCATCTTTAGTGTGTTTTTTGGTATAATATAATCTACAGAGTTTCATCATTAAACTAGCCAAGATAAAGGAGTCTTAAAACTAAACAAGAACCTTTCAATTTCCATACAACCAACAACAAAAAGTCTTTTAACACTTGACATGATGAAGAGAAAATGAAAGATGAAGCCTTTTCAAACATACCTTATGATGTTACTGCTGTTGCTATTGCTACTACCACTCCTCTTTGTGCTCCCACTTCCACTAGACTCAGACAATCTATTCCACCAATCTCTGTCCTCTGTTTTAACAGACTCAACCGAGATCGAAGGTCTCGGTGAAACCTGAGAATCTTTCACAGAATCCTTCCCCTTTCTCTTCTTCTTCTTCTTGGTCGTATCTTTCTTAGATCCAAAGCTAAACGGAAACATCATTTTGAGAAGAAACCCACTATTGTTTCCACCACTGTTTCGACTCGGATCAACTCGCTTACCACTCTTCGTCTTCCTCACAACCTTACTTGTTCTCTGAGTCAACTCATCGAAGATCTTCCTGTCATTCTCATCGTGTCCCCTTGCTTCGACAATATCCTTCAAGGAAAGCTCGTAACACGACTCGGGCATCTTACTAACCATCTCCATAAGCTCCCGTTGTCCACGAGCGATAGCCTGAGCTTTTGAATCCGGAGAAAGGCTAGAGTAATCTTCCGGCCGGTGACGAGGATGACTTCTCGGTGGGCTTGTACTCCACAGGGTGGGAGAACAGACGCCGGAGTCTGAGTGATCATCGGGAAGACTTGGGAAACACAAGTGGTGACTGTTGGTTTTAGCTGAAGGATCTAACATAGCGATGTTGCAAGAACGAGAGAGACAAGATCCGTAAGTGAGTTATGTTCGGAAACAGCTAGTTGGCAGTTACAAAAAGAGAGAGATATATGTATCTTGCTTGACCCGTTCATGGGAATCTGTAGTGGTATATACGGTAATACTATATATAAGGGTTTTTATTTTATTTTTAAGTTTGATAAAGTTTAGGTCTGAACATCTTTAAAACGATTGTTGGCTTTAATTTGAATGTCACGTTGTAATTTCAGAGTGGTTAAAGTTTAGTAGTATTTAATAGGAAGAAGGTTGTTGCTGTCAGATGGGGTTTAATATGATTGGCAGATCGTCACGGGATATCAGGAAGGTTAAGGGATTGGGACTCTTGAAGGTCAAGCCCTTCTAGATAGATGATAGATCACCCTCCTCATAAAGTCTAGGATATATGATAGTTTTTCTTCTTCTTCTTTTGCTTCGTGGACTCAGAGGCCGTAACATAGACAACGGTCCATCAAGCTAGAAAACGATATATCATTAATGGAGGATCATTTAAAAAATTACAATCTTAAGTTTGTACAAATTAAAAAGAAACTCTGTTTAGGTGTTACTTAATTAAAATGTTAATTTAGCTTATGTGGCAACTTAACAATCAATTGAAAAAATGTTGGTCCAAATCCAATTACTAGAGAACATTATGTTAACTCAAAATATAAAAACTATTATTTCTTTAAATAAAAACTACATAATTATTTAATATGATTAAGATATATATATATCAATTAATGACTAATGAATAATAAAGATTTGATAACAATTTTTGCATCCTTCTTCATTTTTGTTCAATTTTATATTATTAAAAAAACAAACAATCACATTAACCATATAATAAAAAAATTAGATTTTTTCTTATATGTTATATTTTGAATTTTTAAAATGACTTGTATCAGTTTGATGGTTGATCTGAAACCTTTTAAAACCATATAGAAGATAAATGTCAAAATAATTCAACTTTGGAAACAGTATTGTTCACTTTTTTTCAAGAATGTGTTCGGTGGAAAAAAACAAGGTTATTAGGTCATAATTTGTTTAATGTCCTATCCGATCAACTCATGATATATTAATTATAGTTTAATTATAGTTTAGTTCCACAATTTTTAATAAAAATTGATCTAGTCCATCGGAAAAAAATATATAATAACAATAAAAAAATTGTATATGTATAAATAAAATGATCAAATATGTTAAAAAATTATCGATAAAATATACAACTAAACTCACCATGCGCAAGGCGCAAGTCTTATCCTAGTTTTTACTAAAAATAAATTATAGGGGTTTTTGCAAATATGACTC
Coding sequences within:
- the LOC106295204 gene encoding uncharacterized protein C57A10.07; amino-acid sequence: MNKYPFGSSNNPNKSSSYYAYQRGNNDFDLESGSVRKSRKPKTLFAKMFGTRIHHLFKLHPVLVSIVLVSFGITVLIFLSSIYESQFRSAVAYKKNDLDNDVYPFANLKNLVMVAGHSVYTSSNCGKMDKEESWFLESYQKHPGQAATFLSHIEEGVEAAGKDDEALLLFSGGETRKEAGPRSEAQSYWAVAESKGWFGKDDVRSRALTEEHARDSFENLLFSVCRFRELTGSYPHNITVVSYDFKEERFAHLHRSAMGFPESRFRYMGTPASLESKEGALKGEAMVRAQFQEDPYGCVGSLWRKKLKRDPFHRTIPYPNGCPEIRGLFRYCGSAPFPGSLPWDSSVSNL
- the LOC106295202 gene encoding TOM1-like protein 2, with protein sequence MANNAAACAERATNDMLIGPDWAINIELCDIINMDPSQAKEAVKVLKKRLASKNSKVQILALYALETLSKNCGECVYQLIVERDILPDMVKIVKKKPDLSVREKILSLLDTWQEAFGGSGGRFPQYYNAYNELRSAGIEFPPRTESSVSFFTPPQTQPIIAHAAASDEDAAIQASLQSDDASALSLEEIQSAQGSVDILTDMLGALDPSHPEGLKEELIVDLVEQCRTYQRRVMTLVNTTSDEELLCQGLALNDNLQRVLQQHDDKAKGNSVTATAPTPVPLVSINHEDDDESDDDFAQLSHRSKREGARVSFNPVLPPPPPTMRPVHVESGSMDFLSGDVYTPQGTSETSKPPSTSHSSDRAASAPVFDDPAPRSKSPEQPSFTKPVYDQTEQLPRAPWEPEGIRAFPPPMSVRTSQRQQYSQHSSVPQRTSSGSDSSYEDLVGQSRNLSLNPTASASAAAATPPKKDDKPEDILFKDLVDFAKNRKSSSSSSKPNN
- the LOC106293058 gene encoding uncharacterized protein LOC106293058, which encodes MLDPSAKTNSHHLCFPSLPDDHSDSGVCSPTLWSTSPPRSHPRHRPEDYSSLSPDSKAQAIARGQRELMEMVSKMPESCYELSLKDIVEARGHDENDRKIFDELTQRTSKVVRKTKSGKRVDPSRNSGGNNSGFLLKMMFPFSFGSKKDTTKKKKKRKGKDSVKDSQVSPRPSISVESVKTEDRDWWNRLSESSGSGSTKRSGSSNSNSSNIIRDKKSSCMLSFLWCVRSRY